Proteins encoded within one genomic window of Bradyrhizobium sp. AZCC 1719:
- a CDS encoding IS630 family transposase, with protein MAVQRLVPLILSDDERAELKSLTMRRKTAQALALRARIVLTCAEGGQNKEVATKLGLDRATVGKWRRRFVEQRVAGLYDEPRSGAPRTIDDARIEAVIVRTLESCPENATHWSSRGMAKASGLSVSTVQRIWRAFGLQPHRLETFKLSTDPNFVAKVRDVVGLYVSPPEHAIVLCVDEKSQIQALDRSQPMLPMRPGQPARRSHDYRRHGTTSLFAALDIATGRVIGKCYGRHRAAEFRKFLDEIEAAVPRELDVHLVMDNYATHKTPLIRRWLAKRPRWHVHLTPTSSSWLNQVERFFALLTDQKIRRGVYRSVAALRADITSFIDRHNADPKPFRWTKSADDILASIERFCRYNVSANHAQMLRTSGSGH; from the coding sequence ATGGCGGTCCAGCGACTTGTCCCCCTGATATTGAGCGATGATGAGCGTGCCGAACTGAAGTCGCTGACCATGCGGCGGAAGACGGCGCAGGCGCTGGCTCTGAGAGCCCGGATCGTGCTGACCTGTGCGGAAGGCGGCCAGAACAAGGAAGTGGCAACCAAGCTGGGCCTGGACCGGGCGACGGTAGGAAAGTGGCGGCGGCGTTTTGTGGAGCAGCGTGTGGCCGGGTTGTATGACGAACCACGCTCCGGAGCGCCACGCACGATTGACGATGCCCGCATCGAAGCTGTGATCGTGCGGACGCTGGAGAGCTGCCCCGAGAACGCCACCCATTGGAGTTCTCGCGGCATGGCGAAGGCCAGCGGCCTGTCGGTGTCGACGGTGCAACGCATCTGGCGGGCCTTCGGGCTCCAGCCGCACCGGCTGGAGACGTTCAAGCTCTCGACCGATCCGAACTTCGTGGCCAAGGTGCGCGACGTCGTGGGCCTTTACGTCTCGCCGCCGGAGCACGCCATCGTCCTGTGTGTGGATGAGAAGTCTCAAATCCAGGCGCTGGACCGCAGTCAGCCGATGCTGCCGATGCGTCCCGGCCAGCCGGCCCGAAGGAGCCACGACTACAGAAGGCACGGCACCACATCGCTGTTCGCCGCCCTCGACATTGCGACCGGACGGGTCATCGGCAAGTGTTACGGACGGCACCGTGCCGCCGAGTTCCGCAAGTTCCTCGATGAGATCGAGGCCGCCGTGCCGCGCGAACTCGACGTCCATCTCGTCATGGATAACTACGCTACGCACAAGACTCCGCTGATCCGGCGATGGCTGGCCAAAAGGCCGCGTTGGCACGTGCACCTGACCCCGACCAGTTCGTCATGGCTCAATCAGGTCGAGCGCTTCTTCGCGCTCCTCACGGATCAGAAGATTAGGCGCGGCGTCTACCGCAGTGTCGCCGCCCTCAGGGCTGACATCACTTCGTTCATCGACCGACACAATGCCGATCCCAAGCCGTTCCGATGGACCAAATCAGCCGATGACATCCTTGCTTCCATCGAGCGCTTCTGCCGATACAATGTCTCGGCCAACCACGCCCAGATGTTGCGAACTTCTGGTTCAGGACACTAG
- a CDS encoding alpha/beta fold hydrolase yields the protein MSLFEKGPVRIHYEEAGSGFPLLLIAGGGLNSNISGITGDYPPFNAIKEFGNEYRCIAYDLRNAPPGQSTGPLEIERPWDSHTDDQLALMDHLGFEKFMVLGFCIGGPLIWNLIKRAPDRVVAAVLAMPSGSRPEMRDLFYNNNMTGWAPELTKRRSDITMEQAEKFLTRMYRTDPDFVFTVTRDFVRQCQTPVLILPDDIPAHPYAVAMESALLAPNAEVSLFPWKEPKERVPLAVRQIRSFLRAHRPSRDS from the coding sequence ATGAGCTTGTTCGAAAAAGGCCCAGTCCGCATCCACTACGAGGAAGCCGGCTCCGGCTTTCCGCTGCTCCTGATCGCCGGCGGCGGATTGAATTCGAACATCTCCGGCATCACCGGCGACTATCCGCCCTTCAACGCCATCAAGGAGTTCGGCAACGAATACCGCTGCATCGCCTACGACCTGCGCAACGCGCCGCCCGGCCAATCCACCGGCCCGCTCGAGATCGAGCGCCCCTGGGATTCCCACACCGATGATCAGCTCGCCTTGATGGATCACCTCGGCTTTGAAAAATTCATGGTGCTGGGTTTCTGCATCGGCGGCCCCTTGATCTGGAATCTGATCAAGCGCGCGCCGGATCGCGTCGTCGCCGCCGTATTGGCGATGCCGTCAGGCTCGCGTCCCGAAATGCGCGACCTGTTTTACAATAACAACATGACCGGCTGGGCGCCGGAACTGACAAAACGCCGGTCCGACATCACGATGGAGCAGGCAGAAAAATTCCTGACCCGGATGTATCGCACCGATCCCGATTTCGTCTTCACCGTGACGCGCGATTTTGTGCGTCAATGCCAGACGCCGGTGCTGATCCTGCCCGACGACATCCCGGCGCATCCGTATGCGGTTGCCATGGAGAGCGCGCTGCTGGCGCCGAACGCGGAGGTCAGCCTGTTTCCGTGGAAGGAGCCGAAAGAGCGGGTGCCGCTCGCGGTGCGGCAGATCCGGTCTTTCCTGCGTGCGCATAGGCCAAGCCGAGATTCGTAG
- the yghU gene encoding glutathione-dependent disulfide-bond oxidoreductase → MTDAPVNDPAEYVPPKVWTWNKESGGRFAAINRPIAGPTHEAELPVGRHPFQLYSLATPNGVKVTVMFEELLAAGYSGAEYDAWLIKIDGNQFGSGFVAVNPNSKIPALMDRSGPTPIRVFESGAILMHLAEKFGAFLPASGPARAECLSWLFWQMGSAPYLGGGFGHFYAYAPTKIEYAIDRYAMEVKRQLDVLNRRLADNEYLAGSEYTIADMATWPWYGALAKGLVYGAGEFLSVHEYKNVQRWTDAIAKRPAVKRGRMVNRISGDPASQLHERHDASDFDTRTQDKIGEPAQGDSR, encoded by the coding sequence ATGACCGATGCCCCCGTTAACGATCCCGCCGAATACGTGCCGCCAAAAGTCTGGACCTGGAACAAGGAAAGCGGCGGCCGGTTCGCCGCGATCAATCGCCCGATCGCAGGCCCTACGCATGAGGCGGAGCTGCCGGTCGGCCGCCATCCGTTCCAGCTCTACTCGCTGGCTACGCCCAACGGCGTCAAGGTCACCGTAATGTTCGAGGAGCTGCTTGCGGCCGGCTACAGCGGCGCTGAATACGACGCTTGGCTGATCAAGATCGACGGCAACCAGTTCGGCAGCGGCTTCGTCGCTGTCAATCCGAATTCGAAGATCCCCGCACTGATGGATCGCAGCGGACCGACGCCGATCCGGGTGTTTGAATCAGGTGCGATCCTGATGCATCTCGCCGAAAAGTTCGGTGCCTTTTTGCCGGCGAGCGGGCCGGCGCGGGCCGAATGCCTGTCGTGGCTGTTCTGGCAGATGGGCAGCGCGCCGTATCTCGGCGGCGGCTTCGGCCATTTTTACGCTTATGCGCCGACCAAGATCGAATACGCCATCGACCGCTACGCCATGGAGGTGAAGCGCCAGCTCGACGTGCTCAATCGGCGTTTGGCCGACAACGAATATCTCGCAGGGAGTGAATACACGATCGCCGACATGGCGACCTGGCCATGGTACGGCGCGCTGGCCAAGGGCCTGGTCTACGGCGCCGGCGAATTCCTCTCGGTGCACGAATACAAGAACGTGCAGCGCTGGACCGATGCGATCGCCAAGCGCCCGGCGGTGAAACGCGGGCGCATGGTCAACCGCATCTCCGGCGATCCGGCAAGCCAGTTGCATGAGCGGCACGATGCGAGCGATTTCGATACCAGGACGCAGGACAAGATCGGCGAGCCGGCGCAGGGGGACTCTCGATAA
- a CDS encoding aminotransferase class V-fold PLP-dependent enzyme, producing the protein MLPSQRALFEMPRQICYLNAASFSPLPLRTLEAGRAAVLRKGTPWTLEASFANQQHERARLAAARLINAEAADIALIPSISYGVATAAKMLPIARGTRVIVLENDHSSPVLEWQTRAEAEGFTVETVRQPDDGDWTAAVLGSIERSGAPPVSLASISSVHWSDGGLIDVDKVGAALRQRSAAFLVDATHSIGVLTTDVKRLDPDFVIFPAYKWLLGPYGRAFLYVAKRHQGGIPLEQTASGRCNVRADNAVYFTDLSYVPDARRFDMGERDHFISMEMASIGMEMMADWGAPAIVQRLTMLTERIAQAVRGIGVHVPEPHLRAPHVLSLAFKGGMPAGLVEGLASERVYVAPRLGRMRISPHVYNDEADVDRFVEVLARRLRG; encoded by the coding sequence ATGCTCCCATCACAGCGCGCCCTGTTCGAGATGCCGCGCCAGATCTGCTACCTGAACGCCGCCTCTTTCAGCCCGCTGCCGCTTCGAACGCTGGAGGCCGGCCGCGCCGCGGTTCTCCGCAAGGGCACGCCGTGGACGCTAGAGGCTTCCTTCGCCAATCAGCAGCATGAACGCGCGCGCCTAGCTGCCGCCCGGCTGATCAATGCCGAAGCCGCCGATATCGCGCTGATTCCCTCGATCAGTTACGGCGTTGCTACCGCCGCGAAGATGCTGCCGATCGCCCGCGGCACGCGCGTGATCGTGCTGGAGAACGATCATTCCTCGCCGGTGCTCGAATGGCAGACGCGGGCCGAGGCAGAAGGGTTCACCGTCGAGACGGTGCGGCAACCTGACGATGGCGACTGGACGGCGGCGGTTCTCGGAAGCATCGAGCGATCCGGCGCTCCGCCGGTCAGCCTGGCCTCGATCTCATCAGTGCACTGGTCGGACGGCGGGTTGATCGATGTCGACAAGGTCGGCGCGGCACTGCGGCAGCGGAGCGCCGCCTTCCTTGTCGACGCGACGCACAGCATTGGCGTGCTGACGACCGACGTGAAGCGTCTCGACCCGGATTTTGTGATCTTCCCGGCCTACAAATGGCTGCTCGGCCCTTACGGCCGCGCCTTTCTCTATGTTGCAAAACGCCATCAAGGCGGTATCCCGCTTGAGCAGACCGCGTCCGGCCGCTGCAACGTGCGCGCCGATAACGCTGTCTATTTCACCGATCTCAGTTATGTTCCCGATGCGCGGCGCTTCGACATGGGCGAGCGCGACCATTTCATCTCGATGGAGATGGCCTCGATCGGCATGGAGATGATGGCTGACTGGGGCGCGCCGGCCATTGTGCAACGTCTCACGATGCTGACGGAGCGGATCGCGCAAGCCGTGCGCGGCATCGGCGTCCACGTTCCCGAACCTCACCTGCGGGCGCCGCATGTATTGAGCCTCGCCTTCAAGGGCGGAATGCCGGCGGGCCTCGTCGAAGGATTGGCGAGCGAACGCGTCTATGTCGCTCCGCGCCTCGGGCGCATGCGCATCTCGCCCCACGTCTATAATGACGAGGCCGATGTCGATCGATTTGTTGAGGTGTTGGCGCGGCGGCTGCGCGGCTAA
- a CDS encoding flavin-containing monooxygenase, whose protein sequence is MSVMPSAAAKSSATYDVVVVGAGFAGMYMLHRLRGQGMTARVYEQGSGVGGTWYWNRYPGARCDVESMQYSYSFSEELQQEWDWSERYAPQPEILKYANHVADRFDLRRDIQFDTRVDRAEFDEATSLWSVTTSHGKTVSAKFVVLATGCLSNARMPDIKGLGRFKGKVYHTGHWPHEEVDFTGQRVGVIGTGSSGIQSVPVIAEQASHLTVFQRTANFSIPARNAPLNEEDRQKFRANYPEIRRFAREVAKNGIYTEMPDRGALDDGDNERRAKYEARWNHGGLTFMSVYNNLALDKAANDTAANFVREKIAGIVKDPETAKLLQPNNHPIGSKRICIDTDYFATFNRPNVTLVDIKSNPIEEITENAVRVAGRNYEVDALVLATGFDAMTGSVAKIDIKGRDGQTLNQKWAAGPRTYLGLMSAGFPNLFVVTGPGSPSVLSNMIVSIEQHVDWITDCLAHMRDRGLDTMEAATEAEDKWVAHVNEVASSTLYPQANSWYMGANVPGKPRIFMPYIGGVGPYRKICNDVAAKGYEGFVMERASVPRKVAAS, encoded by the coding sequence ATGTCCGTCATGCCGTCTGCCGCCGCCAAATCGTCTGCTACCTACGACGTCGTCGTGGTCGGCGCGGGCTTTGCCGGCATGTACATGCTGCACCGCTTGCGCGGGCAGGGGATGACGGCGCGGGTCTACGAGCAGGGCTCGGGCGTCGGCGGCACCTGGTACTGGAACCGCTATCCCGGCGCGCGCTGCGACGTCGAGAGCATGCAGTATTCCTATTCGTTCTCGGAAGAGCTGCAGCAGGAGTGGGACTGGAGCGAGCGCTATGCACCGCAGCCGGAGATTTTGAAATACGCCAACCACGTCGCCGACCGCTTCGATCTGCGAAGGGACATCCAGTTCGACACCCGCGTCGATCGTGCCGAGTTCGATGAGGCGACCTCCCTCTGGTCGGTAACGACTTCGCACGGCAAAACGGTGTCAGCAAAATTCGTCGTGCTCGCCACCGGCTGCTTGTCGAACGCGCGGATGCCCGACATCAAGGGTCTCGGTCGGTTCAAGGGCAAGGTCTACCACACCGGCCACTGGCCGCATGAGGAAGTCGATTTCACCGGCCAGCGCGTCGGCGTCATCGGCACCGGATCGTCGGGGATTCAGTCGGTGCCGGTCATCGCCGAACAGGCCAGCCATCTGACGGTATTCCAACGCACCGCGAACTTTTCGATTCCCGCGCGCAACGCTCCGCTCAACGAAGAGGACCGGCAAAAATTCCGCGCCAACTATCCCGAGATCAGGCGCTTCGCCCGCGAGGTCGCGAAAAATGGCATCTACACCGAGATGCCCGACCGCGGCGCGCTCGATGACGGCGACAATGAGCGCCGCGCCAAGTACGAGGCGCGCTGGAATCACGGCGGGCTTACCTTCATGTCGGTCTACAACAATCTTGCGCTCGACAAGGCCGCCAACGACACCGCTGCGAATTTCGTCCGCGAGAAGATCGCCGGGATCGTCAAGGACCCGGAAACGGCAAAACTGTTGCAGCCGAACAACCATCCGATCGGCTCAAAACGCATCTGCATCGACACAGATTATTTCGCGACCTTCAACCGCCCAAACGTGACGCTGGTCGACATCAAGTCGAATCCGATTGAAGAGATCACCGAAAACGCCGTGCGCGTGGCCGGCAGAAACTACGAAGTCGACGCTCTGGTGTTGGCGACCGGTTTTGACGCCATGACGGGATCGGTGGCGAAGATCGATATCAAGGGCCGCGACGGCCAGACGCTCAATCAAAAATGGGCCGCGGGCCCGCGCACCTATCTCGGCTTGATGAGCGCGGGCTTTCCCAATCTCTTTGTCGTCACCGGCCCCGGCAGCCCGTCGGTGCTGTCCAACATGATCGTGTCGATCGAGCAGCATGTCGACTGGATCACCGACTGTCTCGCTCACATGCGCGATCGCGGGCTCGACACGATGGAGGCCGCCACCGAAGCCGAGGACAAATGGGTCGCCCATGTCAACGAGGTCGCCTCCAGCACGCTCTATCCGCAGGCCAATTCCTGGTACATGGGCGCCAACGTCCCGGGCAAGCCGCGCATCTTCATGCCCTATATCGGCGGCGTCGGGCCGTACCGGAAGATCTGCAACGACGTCGCGGCCAAGGGCTATGAGGGATTTGTGATGGAGCGAGCTTCGGTGCCGCGCAAGGTGGCAGCGTCGTAA
- a CDS encoding nitronate monooxygenase, with protein sequence MKSPICDMLGIEFPLLAFSHCRDVVAAVSRAGGFGVLGATAHSPETIEQELKWIDDHTDGKPYGLDVLIPENISTAGEKDVTWKSLEARISPQHRDFTRNLLKKYGVELTTSNVADNQPQPFDAQRALDVLEVSFRHPIKLIANALGVPPKQMIDMGRKHGVPVAALVGSKEHALRQVAAGVDILVAQGTEAGGHCGEVSTMVLVPEVIKAIKPVRDVPVLAAGGIMTGRQMAACMAMGAAGAWTGSVWLATVESETTEIFREKMIAASSRDAVRSKGRTGKPARQLRSVWTDAWDRGPDSPGALPMPLQSIISRDAFNSIDRAAAAGNVQARDLVTYFVGQGVGLIDSVKSAGAVVQEFKEDFADAVEHMNMLMEE encoded by the coding sequence ATGAAATCGCCAATCTGCGACATGCTGGGAATTGAATTCCCCCTGCTCGCCTTCAGCCATTGCCGCGACGTCGTTGCCGCCGTCAGCCGCGCCGGCGGGTTTGGCGTATTGGGAGCGACCGCGCATTCGCCCGAGACGATCGAACAGGAATTGAAATGGATCGACGATCACACCGATGGCAAGCCCTACGGGCTCGACGTGCTGATCCCTGAAAACATTTCGACCGCGGGCGAGAAGGACGTCACCTGGAAGAGCCTGGAGGCGCGGATTTCGCCGCAGCATCGCGATTTCACCCGCAACCTGCTGAAGAAATACGGCGTCGAGTTGACGACGAGCAATGTCGCCGACAACCAGCCGCAGCCGTTTGACGCGCAGCGCGCGCTTGACGTGCTCGAGGTCTCGTTTCGCCATCCGATCAAGCTGATTGCGAACGCGCTTGGCGTGCCGCCGAAGCAGATGATCGACATGGGCCGCAAGCATGGCGTGCCGGTGGCGGCGCTCGTTGGTTCGAAAGAACATGCTTTGAGGCAGGTCGCTGCCGGCGTCGATATTTTGGTTGCGCAAGGCACCGAGGCCGGCGGCCATTGCGGCGAGGTCTCGACCATGGTGCTGGTGCCCGAGGTGATCAAGGCGATCAAGCCGGTCCGCGACGTGCCGGTGCTGGCCGCAGGCGGCATCATGACAGGCAGGCAGATGGCGGCCTGCATGGCGATGGGTGCGGCTGGCGCCTGGACCGGCTCGGTGTGGCTGGCGACGGTGGAATCGGAGACCACGGAAATTTTCCGCGAGAAGATGATCGCGGCATCCTCCCGCGACGCCGTCCGCTCCAAGGGCCGCACCGGCAAGCCGGCACGACAATTGCGGTCGGTGTGGACCGATGCATGGGACCGCGGACCGGACAGCCCCGGCGCCTTGCCGATGCCGCTGCAAAGCATCATCAGCCGCGACGCCTTCAATTCGATCGACCGCGCGGCCGCCGCCGGCAATGTGCAGGCGCGCGACCTCGTGACTTACTTCGTCGGCCAGGGCGTCGGCCTGATCGACAGCGTAAAGTCGGCCGGCGCGGTGGTGCAAGAGTTCAAGGAAGATTTTGCCGACGCGGTGGAGCATATGAACATGCTGATGGAGGAGTGA
- a CDS encoding acetyl-CoA acetyltransferase translates to MSNSPLPEDRIPVIVGVGEIVDRPKDIAAGLEPLALLEQAVRRSEADSGAKLLGELGSLDVVNFLSWRYRDPEKQLAAKLGAAPAHCYYGPVGGESPIRYIHEAAKRIARGECSVAVVCGAEAQSTATKAERGGIALPWTPFAHDVEEPKRGAAFQKPMAVKLGVFRPITVYPLYESATSAHWGQTPREALAESGALWSTYSKVASENPNSWLKKRFAPEEIITPTPENRLIAWPYTKLMVANPTVNMGGAVLLASLAKARAAGVAEQRLVYPIGGASAEEPRDYLVRDQFYESHPQNAVLKAVMDLVEGDGRKFDAIELYSCFPCVPKMARRTLGLGPDVQPTVTGGLTFFGAPLNTYMTHAAIAMVRKLREGGKLGLLYGQGGFVTKHHGLVLSREAPKGPLAQDTSVQAEADRHRRTVPDFVTDASGKGKVESFTVIYKGKGEVEHGVVMLRTEQDARALARVPAGDAATLKHLLNMDRTPVGSVGDIVAADDRVLEWRVG, encoded by the coding sequence ATGTCGAACTCCCCCCTCCCCGAAGACCGCATTCCCGTCATCGTCGGCGTCGGCGAAATCGTCGACCGGCCAAAGGACATCGCCGCCGGCCTCGAACCGCTGGCGCTGCTCGAACAGGCGGTGCGGCGTTCGGAGGCCGATAGCGGTGCAAAGCTGCTCGGCGAACTCGGCTCGCTCGACGTCGTCAATTTCCTGAGCTGGCGCTATCGCGATCCCGAGAAGCAGCTCGCAGCAAAGCTTGGTGCTGCGCCAGCGCATTGCTATTACGGCCCGGTCGGCGGCGAGAGCCCGATCCGCTACATTCACGAAGCCGCAAAGCGCATCGCGCGCGGCGAGTGCAGCGTGGCGGTGGTCTGCGGCGCGGAAGCGCAATCCACCGCAACCAAGGCCGAGCGCGGCGGCATCGCCCTGCCATGGACGCCGTTCGCCCATGACGTCGAGGAGCCGAAGCGCGGTGCGGCGTTTCAGAAGCCGATGGCGGTGAAGCTTGGGGTGTTCCGCCCCATCACCGTCTATCCGCTCTACGAATCCGCCACCTCAGCGCATTGGGGCCAGACGCCGCGCGAGGCGCTCGCCGAATCCGGCGCGCTGTGGTCGACCTATTCGAAAGTGGCGTCAGAAAATCCAAATTCGTGGCTGAAGAAGCGTTTTGCACCTGAAGAGATCATCACGCCGACGCCGGAAAACCGATTGATCGCGTGGCCGTACACAAAACTGATGGTGGCCAATCCGACCGTCAACATGGGCGGGGCCGTCTTGCTGGCCTCGCTGGCGAAAGCGCGCGCGGCCGGCGTGGCCGAGCAGCGGCTGGTCTATCCGATCGGCGGCGCGTCGGCGGAGGAGCCGCGCGACTACCTGGTGCGCGACCAGTTCTATGAAAGCCATCCGCAGAACGCGGTGCTGAAGGCGGTGATGGACCTGGTCGAGGGCGACGGCAGGAAATTCGATGCCATCGAGCTCTATAGCTGCTTCCCCTGCGTGCCGAAGATGGCGCGGCGGACGCTGGGCTTGGGTCCCGACGTGCAGCCGACGGTGACCGGCGGCCTCACCTTCTTTGGCGCGCCGCTCAACACCTACATGACGCACGCGGCTATTGCGATGGTGCGGAAACTGCGCGAAGGCGGCAAGCTCGGCCTGCTCTACGGCCAGGGCGGCTTTGTCACCAAGCATCACGGACTGGTGTTGTCGCGCGAGGCGCCGAAGGGGCCGCTCGCGCAGGACACCAGCGTGCAGGCCGAGGCCGACCGCCATCGGCGCACGGTGCCGGACTTCGTCACCGACGCCTCAGGCAAGGGCAAAGTCGAGAGCTTTACCGTGATCTACAAGGGCAAGGGCGAGGTCGAGCACGGCGTGGTGATGCTGCGCACCGAGCAGGATGCGCGAGCGTTGGCGCGTGTGCCCGCTGGTGACGCAGCGACGCTCAAGCATCTGCTGAACATGGATCGGACGCCGGTGGGGTCGGTCGGCGATATCGTTGCCGCGGATGATCGCGTGCTGGAGTGGCGGGTGGGGTAA
- a CDS encoding methyl-accepting chemotaxis protein, with the protein MSRFILNLSISAKLGIASGLGVLLVGAMVIAQMRANSSLRDADARKSEQQTVAREAVGAKASIRGMQTGVRDLRLVNSSADLQKANDYLAARLKSVNGFADEMLRLSHSSENRARIEKLKTRAADYAKAAQQIAAVRGEAIAAAGGGSDAASRVAKLNEEAIRVAREVTLPIAAELEALANQIADFSKRRVEEEAAQAAQEMTSAERQSMIVGLCTILLLIGTSVFSFFTIARPMRALSASMEELAGGNFAVVLPGLGRKDELGAVAGAVEKFKVVSEQKAHDEAEAKMRQDQVAAQQRKAEMVRLADSFEAAVGEIVETVSSASTELEASAGTLTATAERAQQVTTTVAAASEEASTNVQSVASATEELSSSVNEISRQVQESARMAGEAVDQARVTNDRVSELSKAAARIGDVVELINTIAGQTNLLALNATIEAARAGEAGRGFAVVASEVKALAEQTAKATGEISQQISGIQGATHESVGAIKEISGTIERLAEIAATIAAAVEEQGAATQEISRNVQQAADGTQQVSANITDVQRGASETGSASAQVLSAAQSLSADSNRLKLEVGKFLDTVRAA; encoded by the coding sequence ATGTCCCGCTTCATCCTGAACCTGTCGATCAGCGCCAAGCTCGGCATCGCCTCGGGCCTCGGCGTTCTGCTTGTTGGCGCGATGGTGATCGCCCAGATGCGCGCCAACAGTTCACTGCGCGATGCCGATGCCCGTAAGTCGGAGCAGCAGACGGTCGCGCGAGAAGCGGTAGGTGCGAAGGCGTCAATTCGCGGCATGCAGACCGGCGTGCGCGATCTTCGCCTCGTCAACAGTTCGGCGGACCTGCAGAAAGCGAATGACTATCTGGCGGCCCGGCTCAAGTCGGTGAACGGATTTGCCGACGAGATGCTGCGTCTGTCTCATTCCAGCGAAAATCGGGCACGCATCGAGAAGCTCAAGACGCGGGCGGCAGACTACGCCAAAGCAGCCCAGCAGATCGCCGCAGTCCGTGGTGAAGCGATTGCCGCCGCGGGTGGTGGTTCCGATGCCGCCTCGCGCGTCGCGAAGTTGAACGAAGAAGCCATCCGCGTTGCGAGGGAAGTCACGCTGCCGATCGCGGCCGAGCTCGAAGCGCTCGCCAACCAGATTGCCGATTTTAGCAAGCGTCGCGTGGAGGAGGAAGCCGCGCAGGCCGCCCAGGAGATGACCTCGGCCGAACGCCAATCCATGATCGTCGGCCTCTGCACGATCCTTCTCTTGATCGGCACGTCCGTGTTTTCCTTCTTCACGATTGCTCGCCCGATGCGGGCATTGAGCGCTTCGATGGAGGAACTCGCCGGCGGCAATTTCGCCGTCGTGCTGCCCGGGCTTGGCCGCAAGGACGAACTCGGCGCGGTCGCGGGCGCCGTCGAGAAGTTCAAAGTCGTCTCCGAGCAGAAAGCTCATGACGAGGCGGAAGCCAAGATGAGGCAGGACCAGGTTGCGGCCCAGCAGCGCAAGGCCGAGATGGTCCGACTTGCCGATTCGTTCGAGGCAGCCGTCGGTGAGATCGTCGAGACCGTGTCGTCGGCGTCTACCGAACTCGAAGCTTCCGCCGGCACGCTGACGGCAACTGCCGAGCGCGCCCAGCAGGTGACCACGACGGTGGCTGCGGCCTCGGAAGAGGCGTCCACGAATGTGCAATCGGTTGCGTCAGCGACGGAAGAGCTGTCTTCCTCTGTCAACGAGATCAGCCGTCAGGTGCAGGAATCGGCGCGAATGGCGGGTGAAGCCGTCGACCAGGCGCGCGTCACCAACGATCGCGTCAGCGAATTGTCGAAGGCGGCAGCGCGTATCGGCGACGTCGTCGAACTCATCAACACCATTGCAGGCCAGACCAACCTGCTGGCGCTCAACGCGACCATCGAGGCGGCGCGCGCGGGCGAAGCCGGCCGCGGCTTTGCGGTGGTGGCGTCGGAAGTGAAGGCGCTCGCCGAACAGACCGCCAAGGCCACCGGCGAGATCAGTCAGCAGATATCAGGCATCCAGGGCGCTACTCACGAATCCGTCGGCGCTATCAAGGAAATCAGCGGCACCATCGAACGGCTGGCCGAGATCGCCGCGACCATCGCCGCGGCGGTGGAAGAACAGGGCGCGGCGACCCAGGAAATCTCCCGCAACGTGCAGCAGGCGGCCGACGGCACCCAGCAGGTTTCGGCCAACATCACCGACGTGCAACGCGGCGCCAGCGAGACCGGCTCGGCTTCCGCGCAGGTGCTTTCGGCGGCGCAATCGCTCTCTGCCGACTCGAACCGCCTCAAGCTCGAGGTCGGCAAGTTCCTGGATACGGTGCGGGCGGCGTGA